In Helianthus annuus cultivar XRQ/B chromosome 3, HanXRQr2.0-SUNRISE, whole genome shotgun sequence, a single window of DNA contains:
- the LOC110929004 gene encoding pollen receptor-like kinase 4 encodes MTVAQTRLRLHLHVIVFISIFRHVNALENDTLLELKESLINGEKLTTWNPSTSPCNGNEPNWEGILCVNDTVWGIRLEGKELRGNIDTKIIMNLPSLITISFQNNSLEGEFPMFKRLRRLRSIFLTANKFSREIPTDAFKGMRRLKKLYLANNGFRGQIPSSLTALPRLRDLMLENNRFEGVIPTFVRDNLTFVNFANNRLYGPIPKRLQHFPKSKFSGNADLCGPPFEECKVEIPATTIIMVALVVVAAFAAITVAFIILQLFRTSSTQVPPYKKGASADHDQMEQGCGKAPGTVAAKKVDLSLTLTFLQDDTETFDLADLLKASAVVLGGGVFGSSYKTTLSRHKVLVVKKYNQMNNVTKDEFYKHMRKLGKLKHANLVPLIAFYYRKEEKLFLADYIENISLAVHLHGMLDRLSWPTRLKIVKGIARGLLHLYNELPSLITPHGHLKSSNVLLNQEFESLLTDYGLVPITNQEHARDVMIAFKSPEFRNHGRITKKTDVWSLGVLILEIMTGRFPANTFHYSKGGDLELTNFLDSIMKEDVTVDMFDKEIGAFDKRNEGEMLKLLNIGLSCCEPDVEKRWDIKEVVDRIEKVRESNDNDNSDNDNDNNDGD; translated from the exons atgacgGTGGCTCAAACCCGTTTACGCCTCCACCTTCATGTTATCGTCTTCATCTCGATTTTTCGCCACGTAAACGCCTTAGAAAACGACACCCTTCTCGAGTTAAAGGAGTCGCTTATTAATGGCGAAAAGTTAACCACTTGGAACCCATCCACCTCCCCATGCAACGGCAATGAGCCGAATTGGGAAGGTATTCTTTGCGTGAACGACACCGTTTGGGGTATCCGCCTCGAGGGGAAAGAGCTTCGTGGCAACATCGATACGAAAATCATCATGAATCTGCCATCTTTGATAACAATAAGCTTTCAAAACAATAGTTTAGAAGGTGAGTTTCCTATGTTCAAAAGGTTACGTAGGTTAAGAAGTATCTTCTTGACGGCAAACAAGTTTTCTAGAGAGATTCCAACGGATGCATTTAAGGGGATGAGGAGGCTCAAGAAGCTTTACTTGGCTAACAATGGTTTCCGAGGTCAAATTCCTTCGTCTTTGACTGCGTTACCGAGGCTGCGAGATTTAATGCTTGAAAACAATCGATTCGAAGGTGTGATTCCGACGTTTGTGAGGGATAATTTGACGTTTGTTAACTTTGCCAACAATCGTTTATATGGTCCGATCCCTAAACGGCTTCAGCATTTCCCCAAAAGCAAGTTTTCTG GTAACGCTGACCTTTGTGGACCACCGTTCGAGGAGTGCAAGGTGGAGATCCcagccaccaccatcatcatgGTAGCATTGGTGGTGGTTGCAGCCTTCGCAGCGATCACGGTAGCTTTCATTATCCTACAACTATTCAGAACATCTTCAACTCAAGTACCACCCTACAAGAAGGGAGCTTCAGCAGACCATGATCAAATGGAGCAAGGTTGTGGCAAAGCCCCCGGCACGGTCGCTGCCAAGAAGGTTGACCTGTCTCTAACGTTGACCTTTTTGCAAGACGACACTGAAACTTTTGACTTGGCGGACTTGTTGAAGGCGTCCGCAGTGGTCCTTGGTGGTGGGGTGTTTGGATCGAGCTATAAGACCACCCTCAGTCGCCACAAAGTGCTAGTTGTGAAGAAGTATAATCAAATGAATAACGTGACGAAAGATGAGTTTTACAAGCATATGAGAAAGCTAGGCAAGTTGAAACACGCGAATTTGGTTCCACTTATCGCATTCTACTATCGAAAAGAAGAGAAACTCTTTCTCGCGGACTACATTGAAAATATAAGCTTAGCTGTTCATCTTCATGGTATGCTA GATAGACTAAGTTGGCCTACCCGGTTAAAGATCGTAAAGGGCATAGCGAGAGGGCTTTTACACCTTTACAATGAGCTTCCGAGCCTAATCACCCCTCACGGTCACCTCAAGTCATCAAATGTTTTATTGAATCAAGAGTTTGAGTCACTCCTCACAGACTACGGGCTAGTTCCCATAACCAACCAAGAACACGCAAGAGATGTGATGATCGCCTTTAAATCACCTGAGTTCAGGAACCATGGACGCATCACAAAGAAGACGGATGTATGGAGTCTAGGGGTGTTGATTCTAGAGATCATGACCGGGAGATTCCCTGCAAACACTTTCCACTATAGCAAAGGCGGTGACTTAGAGCTAACGAACTTTCTAGACTCCATAATGAAAGAGGATGTGACGGTTGACATGTTTGATAAGGAAATAGGCGCGTTCGACAAGCGTAACGAAGGGGAGATGTTGAAGTTATTGAATATAGGGTTGAGTTGTTGCGAACCAGATGTAGAAAAGAGGTGGGACATTAAAGAGGTTGTTGATAGAATAGAGAAGGTAAGAGAAAGTAATGATAATGACAACAGTGACAATGATAATGACAACAATGACGGGGATTAA